One Epinephelus lanceolatus isolate andai-2023 chromosome 10, ASM4190304v1, whole genome shotgun sequence genomic region harbors:
- the si:ch73-54f23.2 gene encoding uncharacterized protein si:ch73-54f23.2, whose protein sequence is MLCPAAVSAAAAAVWLLAVLGPGLSHPAEDNSEEGFSHCSHCFYRQTPPEGASAGPPLRSLCHTLPGGQTFATLSKPTCDTAVYSAFHLSHGWTEGEEGGELATEEDNNIKVPALLRGGVDPSHPVSSTDSPLKHWDSTVATLFQSSIIPHCNTLEGDLYILTGAGGLGAAEDGDDECQTKLLWSAVCCAAPEGRSGFSMGLIREAGEREKQVSVKELEEMLGVAELFSEDCGGADGETVGIRVGLGEVGSGVTGGEEVGSDAGEGEEADSDGTEGEEAGSDTSEGGEAGSDNSEQEGAGSDATEQEEVSLGATEGEEVGSAPTGGEEVRSAATGEEDVRSSAAGGEEVGSSATSQDSTSEGSAEEQRDGRYSSAARSQSPKSSADYETVDEQETDTNSSSMLVYILSTTMSIIKAPLRPVFSTITQLPGQVSYVLQEDLGVLSALPGETFSLLHLLTSDLFSWIGSAGETVLGIGGTCCSSIYYCSSSMLGALLNSCHTGVTGVGTLAGDTVGIFGGALDNVWWVTKFFGGRLWEQSEGYVGTVVSEMGGQAKAVGGGMGRLAWRSGNGVGKVFRLGGGVIMGVVDVLIGAVRGAFGEESE, encoded by the exons atgctgtgtcctgctgctgtcagtgcaGCTGCTGCGGCTGTCTGGCTGTTGGCAGTGCTGGGCCCAGGCTTGTCTCATCCAGCTGAGGACAACTCAGAGGAAGGTTTCAGCCACTGCAGCCACTGCTTCTACAGACAGACGCCTCCTGAGGGAGCCTCTGCAGGGCCGCCGCTGCGCTCACTCTGCCACACACTTCCCGGGGGACAGACGTTTGCCACTCTGTCTAAGCCGACCTGTGACACAGCTGTCTACTCCGCCTTCCATCTCAGTCACGGatggacagagggagaggaggggggagagctTGCG ACAGAAGAAGACAACAACATCAAAGTACCAGCCCTTCTCAGAGGAGGTGTGGATCCATCTCATCCTGTCTCGTCCACAGACTCCCCGCTTAAACACTGGGACTCAACAGTAGCAACACTGTTCCAATCTAGCATCATTCCCCACTGCAACACTCTAGAGGGTGATCTCTACATCCTGACTGGGGCGGGAGGTCTCGGAGCTGCTGAGGATGGAGACGATGAGTGTCAGACGAAGCTGCTGTGGTCTGCAGTGTGCTGCGCTGCCCCAGAGGGGAGGAGTGGCTTCAGTATGGGGTTAATCAGAGAGGCAGGGGAAAGGGAGAAGCAAGTGAGTGtgaaggagctggaggagatgCTAGGAGTGGCAGAGTTATTCTCAGAAGACTGTGGAGGGGCAGATGGGGAGACTGTTGGAATCAGAGTTGGCTTGGGGGAGGTTGGTTCAGGTGTgactggaggagaggaggttgGTTCAGATGCCGGTGAGGGAGAGGAGGCTGATTCAGATGGCACTGAGGGAGAAGAGGCTGGTTCAGATACTTCTGAAGGAGGAGAGGCTGGTTCAGATAATTCTGAACAAGAGGGGGCTGGTTCAGATGCCACTGAACAAGAGGAGGTTAGTTTAGGTGCCACAGAAGGAGAAGAAGTTGGCTCTGCTCCcactggaggagaggaggttaGATCAGCTGCCACAGGAGAAGAGGACGTCCGCTCAAGTGCCGCTGGAGGAGAGGAAGTCGGTTCAAGTGCCACCAGCCAAGATTCGACTTCAGAGGGTAGTGCTGAAGAGCAACGTGATGGGAGGTATTCAAGCGCTGCCAGATCACAGTCCCCTAAGTCCTCAGCCGACTATGAAACTGTGGATGAACAAGAGACAGACACAAATTCCAGCAGCATGTTGGTCTACATTCTCTCCACCACCATGTCTATCATCAAAGCTCCGCTGCGGCCTGTGTTCTCCACCATCACACAGTTACCTGGACAG GTGTCATACGTTCTTCAAGAGGATCTTGGAGTTTTGTCTGCCCTACCTGGAGAAACCTTCTCCCTGCTCCACctcttgacctctgacctcttttCTTGGATTGGCTCAGCTGGAGAAACAGTACTTGGTATTGGGGGAACGTGCTGCTCCAGCATCTACTactgctcctcctccatgctGGGGGCCCTGCTGAACAGCTGCCACACTGGGGTCACCGGCGTGGGGACCCTGGCCGGAGACACAGTGGGGATATTTGGTGGTGCGTTGGATAATGTTTGGTGGGTGACCAAGTTCTTTGGAGGGCGGCTGTGGGAGCAGAGCGAGGGTTACGTAGGAACGGTGGTGTCAGAGATGGGAGGTCAGGCAAAGGCTGTAGGTGGAGGGATGGGGAGGCTAGCGTGGAGAAGTGGAAATGGGGTGGGTAAAGTGTTTAGGCTGGGAGGGGGGGTAATAATGGGGGTGGTGGATGTGCTCATTGGTGCGGTGAGAGGAGCTTTTGGGGAGGAGTCAGAATAA